The region CCGAGGAGGGCCTGACGGCGCTCAAGCGCTACTGGGAACAATAGCTCCAGGTACCGGGAGGCGTAACCCGGACAGTCGCGGACAGTCGGCCGGCTTGTTGCCGGGCGCGCACCGGCCGTACTATCTTGCCGCGTGCAGCACGCAACGAAGACCCAGTTCCTGGAGCGCGACCAGCGCCACCTGATTCATCCGATCCACAGCCGCAACGTCCATGCCGACGGCCACGTGTGGGTGCGCGGCCACGGCGCGGTGATGGAAGACGCCGACGGCAACGAGTACCTGGACGGCCTGTCTGGGCTCTGGAACGTGGTGGCCGGCCACGGGCGCACCGAGCTGGCGGACGCGGCCGCCGGGCAGATGAGCACCCTCGCCTACTGCTCCGCCTACGCCGGCAGCTCCAGCCCGCCCGCCATCGAGCTGGCTGAACGACTGGCCGGGATCACCTACCCGTCGATCAACCGGTTCTTCTTCACCTCCGGCGGCGGCGAGTCGAGCGAGACCTCGTTCAAGCTCGCGCGCTCCTACTGGAAGCTGCGCGGCAAGCCGCACAAGACCAAGGTGATCTCGCGCCAGTGGGGCTACCACGGGGTGACGCTGGCCGCAATGAGCGCCACCGGCATCGCCACCTACTGGCCCGCGTTCGAGCCGCGCGTGCCCGGCTTCATCCACATTCCGTCGCCCTACCCGTACCGCTACGAGGCCCCGCCGGGAGTGAGCCAGGGAGTGGCGGCCGCCGACGAGCTGGAGCGCGCGATCCTGCGCGAAGGCGCGGACACGGTGGCGATGTTCCTGGCCGAGCCGGTACAGGGCGCGGGCGGAGTAATCGTGCCGCAGGACGACTACTTCCCGCGCATCCGGGAGATCTGCGACCGCTACGACGTGCTGTTTGCGGCCGACGAGGTGATCACCGGCTTCGGGCGCACCGGCAAGCTGTTCGCCCTGGACCACTGGGGCGTGCAGCCGGACATGATGCAGTTCGCCAAGGCGGTGACCTCAGGCTACTTCCCACTGGGCGGCGTCGGCGTGAACGACGCGATCGCCGAGGTGCTGGACGGCGCCTCCGGGCCGTGGATGCACGCCTACACGTACAGCGCCCACCCGACCGGCTGCGCGGTGGCGCTGCGCACCATCGATATCATTCTGGACGAAGACTTCCCGGGGCAGGCCGCCGTCAAGGGCGACCGCCTGCTGGCCGGCCTCACCGATGCGCTGGCCGGCCATCCGCACGTCGGCGACGTGCGCGGCAAGGGGCTGATGTGCGCCGTGGAGATCGTACGCGACAGGGCTACCAAGGAGGAGTTTCCCGCCGCCGACAACGTGGGCAACCGGGTGCACGCCGCCGCCCAGGCGCGCGGCCTGTTCAGCCGCGTGCGCGGCGACGTGTTCCCGCTGGCGCCGCCGGTGGTCACCAGCGAACAGCAACTCGACCGCATGGTGGAGATCCTGCGCGACTCCGTGCACGAGGTACTGCCCGCCTAGCACGCGCGCCGGGCGGCGCGGATGGGCACGTGCCGCGGCTCATGGCTGCCCGAGGCCTGCTACAGGTACTTGACGTCCTCGATGTAGGCGTACGCGGTGAGCGGTGCGGCGGCGAGCAGGCCGCCGTCCACCGGCAGCACCACGCCCGAGATCCAGCGCGCTTCGTCGCTGGCCAGGAACACCGCCGTCCAGGCGATGTCCCAGGCGGTGCCCTCGGTGCCGAGCGGACCGGCACGCCGGCGCAGGTCGCGGGTGCGGTCCGGGAACTTGTCGGTGAACGCGGCGTGCAGGTGCCCCGGTGCGATGCAATTGGCGCGGATCCCCTCGCGCCCGTGGTACACCGCGGTGGTCTTGGTCAGCATGTGCAACGCGCCCTTGGCGATCCCGTACGGGGCGTTGGTCATCATGCCGGCGGTGAGGCCGTCGACGGACGACACGTTGATGATCGATCCGCCGCCCGCCGCCGCCATGTGTGGGATGGCATGCTTGCTGGAATAGATGGCGCTCTTGAGATTGACGTCCAGGCTGCGCTCCAGGATCGCCTCGTCCATACCACTCACGGTGCCGCTGGTGCCGCCTATCCCGCAGTTGTTCATAAGCACGTGCAGGGCGCCGAAGCGCTCGACCGCGGCCGCGGCCATGGCGGCGCACTGTTCGCTCTGCGACACGTCGGCGGCGAATGCCTCCGCCTCGCCGCCCTCAGCGCGGATCTCCGCCACCGTCCGTTCCGCGTTCTCCTGGTGCAGGTCGGCGACCAGCACCCGTGCTCCCTCGCGCGCCATCGCTACCGCGCTGGCGCGCCCGGTGCCCAGCTCGGTCCCTTCCCGCGCCCCGCCGCCGGTGACGATCGCCACCTTGCCGGCCAGTCGGCCACTTCCATTGTTCGGTTCCATTGCGCGCGAGCATGCCTGATTCTCGGCGATTCGGGTAGGGGTGGCTTCCCCAGGCACCCCCCAGGCAGACGAACGGCGGCTACCGGCCGCGGTCGATGCGCAGCAGGCGGGCGGAGGCGGCGCCGGCGTCCGCCCACGCGCCGACGACGCTCAGGACGGCCATGGCGCACGTCGGCAGGGCGATGAAGCGCCGCGACAGGCCGGTGGCCAACTCGCTGAAGGTGGGATTGTGCCCCACCAGCAGCACCCGCTGCAGTGCCTCATCCAGGCCGTGGACCAGGCGCAACACGGCTTCCGCCTCCGCAAGGTAGATCCCATCGCGGCGCACGATCACCGTTGCCGGCAACCCGGCCGCCTGCGCCCACAACTCGGCGGTCTGCACGGCACGCGCCGCGGTGCTGGTAACGACCAGGTCGGGGAGATCGCCGCCGCCGGCGTAGCGGGCACCCAGGGCCGCCGCCTCGCGCCGTCCGCGGCCGGTCAGCTCGCGGTCGTGATCGCGCCGGCCCGCGGCCGCCGATCCCGCCTTGGCGTGACGCAGCAGATACAACGTTCTGGACATCGGCTCTCTCCTCCTGCAGTTCGTGCCGCGGCAGCCCGTGACCGCGGGGCACGGTCGCCAAGCCGTCTATGCCGGTTGTGTACACAATGCAGTGTAATGGAGTATCGGCGGCTGGGAACCACCGGTCGGAGCGACCGGGGTTTCGCCGCGTGCCGCTACACCGGTTCGATATCGACGTCCCAGTACTCGACGCGACCCTCCTCGCCGATCAGGGCGACCGCACCGCCGTGCAGCGCATCGTCGGTGGCCTCGATGGCCGGCCCGCCGGCGACGGAGCCGCGAATGGTGGAGCCATCCACCTCCAGCGTGAGCCGGTGCTGTTCGTAGAGCGCGTTGGCCAGCGGCGCTTCGCCGAGCACCACCGTTTCGTTGACGTGGCGCACCAGGCGCACCACGCCGTCGCCGCCGATCAGCAGCGCGTAGTAGCGCTGCATGCCGCCGGCGCGGGCGCCGATGCCGCCCGCCTTGGCCATGTGGATGCGCATGGTGGCGGTGACCCGGTAGTCGGTCCAGCTCTCGTTGCCCTGAAACGCCAGTCCGACCCCCTCGTTCTGGATCAGCCGCATCGGCTCCGCCCAGTCCTTGGGCCAGAACATGGAGGCGCCGTTCACCCAGGCCCGCCCCCACCACGGTTGCACGCGAAACTTGGGGCGCTCGCTCACGGCGCCCTTCGGCCGCGACAGGCTCGTGCGCGGGGTGCCGTCCCAGGTCAGCCAGTCCAGGTACAGCGTACCCGATGCGGCGGCCCCGGGGGCGGCGACCGCGGACACGCCGACCTGGGCAACCGGGTGGCCGTTGGTGTCGGGCACCACCCAGGCCAGCTCGACGCCGGCGCCGGGGGCCAGCTCCACCGGATCGGAGGCCACCATGTCGGTGTCTTCCGCCGAGCGCACCACCTTGGCCCACAGCCGGCACGCCACCGGGCCGCTCGCGGCGGCGTCCAGGTCCACCCGCGCGCGTACGCGCTGCCCCGGGTGCAGGGTCGGCGATGCCAGGAGCTGGTAGCCGCCCACCTTGTCGGCGTCCATGGGAATGAAGGTGGCGGTCGACGCGCCGGCGCCGTTGGTGGCATCGACGCCCTCGAAGCGCACCGCGAGCCGGCCGCCTTCGTTGGCTACCGAGGTGGCCGCACCGCCCGGCTCGAACCCCTGCACGGAGCCGGGCAGCGAGAAGTGGTAGCGCGCCCCGTGCTTGGGCGCCAGCGGATCGAGCCCCTGCAGGCCGCGGCCCAGGTTGATCAGCCGGTACGACTGCTGCACCGCGTCGGTGATGCAGCGCCCGCCGTCGGCGGTGGGCAGGTAGAGCCGGTCCGCCACCGGGCCGCGCCACTTGCCGACGCCGCTGCCGGCGCCATTCGTGGGCGCGTCGATCGCGTCCAGGCCGCCGCGGATGCCAAGCAGGCAGCCGACGTTGCCGGAGTTGCAGTCGGTGTCCCAGCCGCAGGTGTTGGCGATCATCAGCGAATGGGCGAAGTCGCCGCCGCCGGCCAGCAGGGCCAGGATGATGATCGCGTGGTTGGGCACCATGTGGCAGTTGCCGCCGTACTTGTCGTAGCCGTAGCTGCCCTGGATGCGCCCGAAGCTCGTGCGCCAGTCGTCGCCGTCGGCGGCGTGCCACTCGCGCAGGTCGCTTATCAGGCGCGCGATCACCGAATCGGCGGGAATGAAGCGCACCCCGGTGTCCAGCAGGGTATCCATGTCCGACTCCGTGAACGCCGCCGCCTCCATCGCCGCCAGCACCTGGGCGCCGTACACCGCTTCGCCGTCGTGGCTCACGCTGCCCGCCTTGCCGGCCAGCGCCGCAGCCAGCTCCGGGTCGCCCGGCGCCACCATCGCCCAGCCGTCGATGAAGATCTGGGCGCCGATCTGCTCCGCCACCACCTTGCTGTTCAGGGCGATCGAGCCGCTGCGCGGCGCCTCCACGCCGTGCTTCAGGCGCAGGTAGGCGGTGTGCTCGGTGGAGTTGCCGAGGCCGCCCCACCACAGCACGGTGCGTTCCTCGATCAGGTAGTTGAGCCAGGTGCGCCCGATGTCGGCGGCACTGATGTCGGCCCCGCCGGCGAAGTCCTCCAGCGCACGAATGAAGGTGAACGTGCCCGAGATGTCGTCGTCGGTGACGATCAGCGGCACCCCCAGCCGCTCGTGCACGTAGTCGGTAATCTCGCCGAGTTCGCGCTCGATGCGCTCGAACTCCCAGCCCTCGAACGGGCGCCCCAGGTAGACGCCGATGATCTTGCCCAACACGCCCGCATAGACGCGATCCGCATAGTCCTTTGGTAGCTGCATTACGGCGGCATCCTACGGATTGCCCCCGCCTCCTGCAATACGAACCTTACGGAAGCTGCGACAGCTTACGGAAGCTGCGACAGCCTGGTCTCCTCCGGCACGTCGGTCGGGCTCTCGAACAGCAGCCGGTACCCGTCCGGATCGGTCAGCTCGGTGACCCACATGGCGTTGCCCACCTGCGGCTCGCTGGCGGCGATGCCTTGTTCGCACACGGCCCGGTAGAAGGCCACGGCGTCGGCGCAAAAGAAGCACAACACCACGCCCTCCCCCTTGTTGGCGCTGAACCGGCGCGCGTCATGCCCGGAAGTGCGGAACTGCTGCAACATGAGCGACCCACCGCCGCGGCGCAACCGGCACCAGCGCAGCACGCCGTCGTCGACCCACTTGCCCTCCATGGCGAACCCCAGCCCATCCACGTAGAACGCCAGCGAGGCGCGCATGTCCGCCACTGCAAGGAACGGCACCACCTCCGTCACGTCCCGGTGCTCGGCCCGCTTGCGTGCCAGAAACTCGTCCCAATCCAAAGGTACCGCCGGCCCGCTCGCCTCGCCGGCAAGCAGCGCCGCGCGCAGGGCGCGTTGTTTCGTCTCGGAATCCTCCAGCAGTCGCAGGCCGGCGCGCACCACCTCGCTCACGTTGCTGAAACGGCCATCCTTGATCTGCTCGTCAACGAATTGGCTGAAGTGCTCGCCCAGCGTCACGCTCGTGTTTCTCGCCACGCCAACCTCCCTCACTTGTA is a window of Spirochaetaceae bacterium DNA encoding:
- a CDS encoding aspartate aminotransferase family protein translates to MQHATKTQFLERDQRHLIHPIHSRNVHADGHVWVRGHGAVMEDADGNEYLDGLSGLWNVVAGHGRTELADAAAGQMSTLAYCSAYAGSSSPPAIELAERLAGITYPSINRFFFTSGGGESSETSFKLARSYWKLRGKPHKTKVISRQWGYHGVTLAAMSATGIATYWPAFEPRVPGFIHIPSPYPYRYEAPPGVSQGVAAADELERAILREGADTVAMFLAEPVQGAGGVIVPQDDYFPRIREICDRYDVLFAADEVITGFGRTGKLFALDHWGVQPDMMQFAKAVTSGYFPLGGVGVNDAIAEVLDGASGPWMHAYTYSAHPTGCAVALRTIDIILDEDFPGQAAVKGDRLLAGLTDALAGHPHVGDVRGKGLMCAVEIVRDRATKEEFPAADNVGNRVHAAAQARGLFSRVRGDVFPLAPPVVTSEQQLDRMVEILRDSVHEVLPA
- a CDS encoding SDR family NAD(P)-dependent oxidoreductase, translated to MEPNNGSGRLAGKVAIVTGGGAREGTELGTGRASAVAMAREGARVLVADLHQENAERTVAEIRAEGGEAEAFAADVSQSEQCAAMAAAAVERFGALHVLMNNCGIGGTSGTVSGMDEAILERSLDVNLKSAIYSSKHAIPHMAAAGGGSIINVSSVDGLTAGMMTNAPYGIAKGALHMLTKTTAVYHGREGIRANCIAPGHLHAAFTDKFPDRTRDLRRRAGPLGTEGTAWDIAWTAVFLASDEARWISGVVLPVDGGLLAAAPLTAYAYIEDVKYL
- a CDS encoding histidine phosphatase family protein, whose amino-acid sequence is MSRTLYLLRHAKAGSAAAGRRDHDRELTGRGRREAAALGARYAGGGDLPDLVVTSTAARAVQTAELWAQAAGLPATVIVRRDGIYLAEAEAVLRLVHGLDEALQRVLLVGHNPTFSELATGLSRRFIALPTCAMAVLSVVGAWADAGAASARLLRIDRGR
- a CDS encoding ADP-ribosylglycohydrolase family protein, with the protein product MQLPKDYADRVYAGVLGKIIGVYLGRPFEGWEFERIERELGEITDYVHERLGVPLIVTDDDISGTFTFIRALEDFAGGADISAADIGRTWLNYLIEERTVLWWGGLGNSTEHTAYLRLKHGVEAPRSGSIALNSKVVAEQIGAQIFIDGWAMVAPGDPELAAALAGKAGSVSHDGEAVYGAQVLAAMEAAAFTESDMDTLLDTGVRFIPADSVIARLISDLREWHAADGDDWRTSFGRIQGSYGYDKYGGNCHMVPNHAIIILALLAGGGDFAHSLMIANTCGWDTDCNSGNVGCLLGIRGGLDAIDAPTNGAGSGVGKWRGPVADRLYLPTADGGRCITDAVQQSYRLINLGRGLQGLDPLAPKHGARYHFSLPGSVQGFEPGGAATSVANEGGRLAVRFEGVDATNGAGASTATFIPMDADKVGGYQLLASPTLHPGQRVRARVDLDAAASGPVACRLWAKVVRSAEDTDMVASDPVELAPGAGVELAWVVPDTNGHPVAQVGVSAVAAPGAAASGTLYLDWLTWDGTPRTSLSRPKGAVSERPKFRVQPWWGRAWVNGASMFWPKDWAEPMRLIQNEGVGLAFQGNESWTDYRVTATMRIHMAKAGGIGARAGGMQRYYALLIGGDGVVRLVRHVNETVVLGEAPLANALYEQHRLTLEVDGSTIRGSVAGGPAIEATDDALHGGAVALIGEEGRVEYWDVDIEPV
- a CDS encoding type II toxin-antitoxin system ParD family antitoxin produces the protein MARNTSVTLGEHFSQFVDEQIKDGRFSNVSEVVRAGLRLLEDSETKQRALRAALLAGEASGPAVPLDWDEFLARKRAEHRDVTEVVPFLAVADMRASLAFYVDGLGFAMEGKWVDDGVLRWCRLRRGGGSLMLQQFRTSGHDARRFSANKGEGVVLCFFCADAVAFYRAVCEQGIAASEPQVGNAMWVTELTDPDGYRLLFESPTDVPEETRLSQLP